A region of Acidobacteriota bacterium DNA encodes the following proteins:
- a CDS encoding amidase family protein has protein sequence MTPRTHVAARLVLTAVLIAGLSRIAGAQALDLDSATVADLNAAFDKGTLTSEKLVQLSLARIETYDRKGPALRAVITLNPKALDTARALDAERKAKGKRSPLHGIPIVLKDNFDTFDLPTTGGSVLLEGSVPPDDGFVVKKLRDAGAIILAKVNMSEFASGGARSSIIGAPLNPHDPRRSPSGSSGGTGVAIAAGYATIGLGTDTGGSVRGPATANGIAAIKPTMGLLSRDGIIPLALSFDTAGPMARSVHDVAVALGVMTGVDPADEATKRSEGRFESDYTKYLKADALNGARIAIARDFMGADGDVDWLMDAAVAAMKKAGATVVEVRFPKWLLDVKGEFYTAIRYPEFPVQLSAYLKTLGASYPKTLQQIIDRAQLMTSPRPDGAGPNATRWSMFARELASGSMDDARYTAVRDHGLPLIRQITEGAFAAQSLDAIVYPTASRRPDLVAAPPEPPGGGAASATNIANLTGFPDLIVPAGFTADGLPVGLSFLGPAFSEGKLLGLGYSFEQATRARRRPVHAPALPGETLSK, from the coding sequence ATGACGCCACGCACGCACGTTGCCGCTCGCCTGGTCCTGACCGCCGTCTTGATTGCCGGCCTGTCCCGGATTGCCGGCGCGCAGGCGCTTGACCTTGACTCGGCGACCGTCGCCGACCTGAACGCCGCCTTCGACAAGGGCACGCTCACCTCCGAGAAGCTGGTGCAACTGAGTCTCGCCCGCATCGAGACTTACGATCGCAAGGGGCCGGCGCTGCGCGCTGTCATTACACTCAATCCGAAGGCGCTCGACACGGCACGCGCCCTGGACGCGGAGCGCAAGGCGAAAGGGAAGCGCTCGCCACTCCACGGCATCCCCATCGTCCTCAAAGACAACTTCGACACGTTCGACCTGCCGACCACGGGCGGCTCGGTGCTGCTCGAAGGGTCCGTTCCGCCGGACGATGGGTTCGTGGTGAAGAAGCTGCGCGATGCCGGCGCCATCATCTTGGCGAAGGTGAACATGTCGGAGTTCGCCTCGGGCGGCGCGCGCAGTTCGATCATCGGGGCGCCCCTGAACCCGCACGATCCTCGGCGCTCGCCGTCGGGCTCGTCGGGTGGTACCGGCGTAGCCATCGCGGCCGGCTACGCCACCATTGGACTGGGCACCGACACGGGCGGGTCGGTCCGTGGCCCGGCTACCGCGAACGGCATCGCGGCGATCAAGCCGACCATGGGATTGCTGAGCCGCGACGGCATCATCCCCCTGGCGCTCAGCTTCGATACCGCCGGACCCATGGCGCGCAGCGTCCACGACGTGGCGGTGGCGCTTGGCGTGATGACCGGCGTGGACCCAGCCGACGAGGCCACGAAACGAAGCGAGGGCCGATTCGAATCCGACTACACGAAGTACTTGAAAGCCGATGCGCTGAACGGAGCGCGCATCGCTATCGCGCGCGATTTCATGGGCGCCGACGGCGACGTCGATTGGCTGATGGACGCGGCGGTCGCCGCCATGAAGAAGGCCGGCGCGACCGTGGTCGAGGTGCGATTCCCGAAGTGGCTGCTCGACGTGAAAGGTGAGTTCTATACCGCGATCAGGTATCCGGAGTTCCCCGTGCAGCTTTCGGCGTATCTCAAGACGCTCGGCGCCAGCTATCCGAAGACGCTGCAGCAGATCATTGACCGCGCGCAGCTGATGACGTCGCCGCGTCCCGACGGTGCCGGTCCCAATGCCACTCGTTGGTCGATGTTCGCACGTGAGCTGGCGAGCGGCTCGATGGACGATGCGCGCTACACCGCGGTGCGCGACCACGGCCTGCCGCTGATCCGTCAGATCACCGAAGGCGCGTTTGCCGCGCAGTCCCTGGATGCGATCGTCTATCCCACCGCATCGCGACGGCCCGACCTGGTCGCCGCGCCGCCCGAACCCCCGGGGGGAGGCGCCGCGTCAGCGACCAACATCGCCAACCTGACGGGATTTCCCGACCTGATCGTGCCCGCGGGGTTCACCGCCGACGGCCTGCCGGTGGGGCTCTCGTTCCTGGGGCCCGCCTTCAGCGAGGGGAAATTGCTGGGGTTGGGCTACAGCTTCGAGCAGGCGACGCGTGCGCGGCGGCGTCCCGTTCACGCGCCGGCCTTGCCCGGCGAGACTTTGTCCAAATAA
- a CDS encoding DUF3309 domain-containing protein has product MNLIVLLIILLLVFGGGGFYLGGPAIGGSLGGIILLILIIMLVTGKRL; this is encoded by the coding sequence ATGAACCTGATAGTGCTGTTGATTATTCTGTTGTTGGTGTTTGGCGGCGGTGGCTTCTACCTGGGTGGGCCGGCCATCGGCGGCAGCCTGGGCGGCATCATCCTGCTGATCCTCATCATCATGCTGGTCACGGGCAAGCGGCTCTGA
- a CDS encoding sulfatase-like hydrolase/transferase → MEIRRLKLFLTCLAAAMLAAQTHPQTAERQAPAGRPNILFIVMDDVGIDQLKAFGYGDDTLPRTPTIDQIGRAGVRFGNAWAMPACSTSRASFFTGRYPLRTNVQGALGPDDLANSQLNPHEMTVPRLLKKDYRSALFGKFHVGLQGNNPFRDAMPLSLGWHRYEGPLDESGDPGSIDTTAGGVAAAGKSYSCGFVPAAADGGADAGACYSASSGCEQMTTTVPGIPPGRTCRDRGGIFDPGRSCTAPTPAYVDFATKNGHYVSPYTINYESGRVERLPSTDTRARTFRGTVVVNGAIEWIKRQPKQSPWMTTVSFSSAHTPLMQPPAALLASGAAATSGLDCGNVNQQRILMNQMVEAMDTEIGRLLIETGIARSGPNGQLTYDPAQSDTMIVIVGDNGSLGSTVKPPFDPPRAKGTAYQTGVWVPLIAAGPLVRQPDRTVAHMVNVVDLFRLFGEIGGVDVPGTVTHPLDAVSMLPYLTNPAQGSLRTTNFTQVGVNVQANGAMNGPCQISSTCTQIPVTKGVCEDNGGIWWGAGATDPLTTGIPQGGLTHCCDVNVWRASRGQPTYTIQPLTSVALRNEHFKLVSNMGRPYDAASNSCVGTATSTEFYAIDERAPRPKLDTADSNLLKQELTPIQQQNFNALNAELQAVLGSARPSCPGDGNMDGVVDDADRRQWQYYTAGASGGSSWYDFNLDGKTDGLDLAIIRENLGKTCAK, encoded by the coding sequence ATGGAAATTCGACGGCTGAAGTTGTTCCTCACCTGTCTCGCCGCGGCGATGCTCGCCGCGCAAACCCACCCGCAAACAGCCGAGCGCCAGGCGCCGGCTGGTCGACCCAACATCCTCTTCATCGTGATGGACGACGTCGGCATCGATCAGCTCAAGGCGTTCGGTTATGGCGACGACACGCTGCCACGCACGCCGACCATCGATCAGATTGGCCGCGCCGGCGTTCGCTTCGGTAACGCGTGGGCAATGCCCGCGTGTTCAACGAGCCGCGCTTCGTTCTTCACCGGCCGCTATCCGTTGCGCACGAATGTCCAGGGCGCGCTCGGTCCCGACGATCTCGCTAACTCGCAGCTGAATCCTCACGAAATGACAGTGCCGCGGCTGCTGAAAAAGGACTATCGAAGCGCGCTGTTCGGCAAGTTCCACGTGGGGCTGCAGGGCAACAATCCCTTCCGCGATGCCATGCCGCTGTCACTTGGCTGGCACCGCTACGAGGGCCCGCTCGACGAGAGCGGCGATCCCGGGTCGATCGACACCACGGCGGGCGGCGTCGCTGCCGCCGGCAAGTCCTACTCGTGCGGGTTCGTGCCGGCCGCGGCCGATGGCGGCGCTGACGCCGGCGCCTGCTACTCGGCGAGCAGCGGGTGCGAACAGATGACGACGACCGTGCCGGGCATTCCTCCCGGTCGCACCTGCCGCGACCGTGGTGGCATTTTCGATCCCGGCAGATCGTGCACGGCCCCGACACCGGCGTACGTCGACTTCGCCACGAAGAACGGGCACTACGTGTCGCCGTACACGATCAATTACGAGAGCGGCCGTGTTGAACGGCTGCCGTCGACCGATACGCGAGCCCGCACCTTCCGCGGCACGGTGGTCGTGAACGGCGCGATCGAGTGGATCAAGCGGCAGCCGAAGCAGTCGCCCTGGATGACGACGGTCAGCTTCTCGTCGGCGCACACGCCATTGATGCAGCCTCCCGCGGCCCTGCTGGCCTCCGGCGCCGCGGCCACGAGCGGACTCGACTGCGGCAACGTCAATCAGCAGCGCATCCTGATGAACCAGATGGTCGAGGCGATGGACACCGAGATCGGACGCCTGCTGATCGAGACGGGGATCGCGCGATCGGGCCCCAACGGCCAGCTGACGTATGACCCCGCCCAATCCGACACCATGATCGTCATCGTCGGCGACAACGGCTCGCTCGGCAGCACCGTCAAGCCTCCGTTCGACCCGCCTCGCGCCAAGGGCACGGCCTACCAGACAGGTGTCTGGGTGCCGCTGATCGCGGCCGGGCCGCTCGTGCGGCAGCCGGATCGCACCGTCGCCCACATGGTCAACGTCGTGGATCTGTTCCGATTGTTCGGCGAGATCGGCGGCGTGGACGTCCCGGGCACCGTGACGCATCCGCTCGATGCCGTGTCGATGCTGCCGTATCTCACCAATCCTGCCCAGGGCAGCCTGCGCACAACGAACTTCACCCAGGTGGGCGTCAACGTGCAGGCCAACGGCGCGATGAACGGGCCGTGTCAGATCTCCTCGACCTGTACGCAGATTCCCGTCACCAAGGGCGTGTGCGAGGACAATGGCGGCATCTGGTGGGGCGCCGGTGCGACCGATCCTTTGACCACCGGCATCCCGCAGGGCGGCCTGACCCATTGCTGCGACGTGAACGTGTGGCGCGCCTCGCGCGGCCAGCCCACCTACACGATCCAGCCGCTTACGTCGGTGGCCCTGCGCAACGAGCACTTCAAGCTCGTGAGCAACATGGGCCGGCCCTACGACGCGGCTTCCAATAGCTGCGTAGGCACAGCCACCTCCACCGAGTTCTACGCGATCGACGAGCGAGCGCCGCGACCGAAACTGGACACCGCGGACAGCAATCTCTTGAAGCAAGAGCTCACGCCGATCCAGCAGCAGAACTTCAATGCGCTCAATGCCGAGCTGCAGGCGGTGTTAGGGTCTGCGCGTCCGTCCTGCCCTGGCGATGGCAACATGGACGGCGTGGTTGACGATGCGGACCGGCGGCAGTGGCAGTACTACACCGCTGGCGCGAGCGGCGGGTCCAGCTGGTACGACTTCAACCTGGACGGCAAGACCGACGGTCTCGACCTGGCGATCATCCGGGAGAACCTCGGGAAGACCTGCGCGAAATAG
- a CDS encoding HipA domain-containing protein, whose product MIAEVRLWGRTIGAAAMDDTRAHATFQYTPEFVESGIQVAPLVLPLSTRPYEFPELPRRTFHGLPGLLADSLPDRFGNALIDAWLATTGRTPDSFSPIERLCYTGSRGMGALEFAPALGPKPRKATAIDIDALVRLASDILTERRNLKGQLSAASRRKALADILKVGTSAGGARAKAVIAWNRKTHEVRSGQVAAGPGFSYWLLKFDGVSGNKDKELDDPKGYGAIEYAYSLMARAAGITIRECRLLEESGRRHFMTRRFDRLPDGGKLHMQSLGALAHFDYNQPGAYSYEQALLAIRQLDLPMAAREEQFRRMLFNIVARNQDDHVKNIAFLMDREGRWSLAPAFDITYSYNPSGNWTATHQMTVNGKRDGFVMADVRAVEKAAGLKRGRAEAIHEEVRSAVVRWRDFAAKAKVKGEVATKISRAHRLELR is encoded by the coding sequence GTGATTGCCGAGGTTCGGCTGTGGGGCCGCACGATTGGCGCCGCCGCGATGGACGACACGCGGGCCCACGCGACCTTTCAATACACCCCTGAGTTTGTGGAGAGCGGCATCCAGGTCGCCCCACTCGTGCTCCCGCTCAGCACGCGCCCGTACGAGTTCCCCGAACTCCCCCGCCGGACCTTTCACGGCCTGCCGGGCCTGCTCGCCGATTCGCTCCCCGATCGCTTCGGCAATGCGCTAATCGATGCCTGGCTGGCGACCACCGGCCGCACGCCCGACAGCTTCAGCCCAATCGAGCGGCTCTGCTACACCGGCAGCCGCGGCATGGGCGCGCTCGAGTTTGCGCCGGCATTGGGACCCAAGCCGCGGAAGGCCACGGCGATCGACATCGACGCCCTGGTGCGACTGGCCTCAGACATTCTCACGGAGCGTCGCAATCTCAAGGGCCAGCTCTCGGCGGCAAGTCGACGAAAGGCACTCGCCGACATTCTCAAGGTTGGCACGTCGGCGGGCGGGGCGCGCGCCAAGGCGGTGATTGCGTGGAATCGCAAGACCCACGAGGTGCGATCTGGCCAGGTCGCGGCAGGACCGGGGTTCAGCTACTGGTTGCTGAAGTTTGACGGCGTCTCTGGCAACAAGGACAAGGAGCTGGACGACCCGAAGGGTTATGGCGCGATCGAGTACGCGTACTCCCTGATGGCGCGCGCGGCGGGCATCACGATCAGAGAGTGCCGGTTGCTCGAGGAAAGTGGCCGGCGGCATTTCATGACGCGCCGCTTCGATCGTTTGCCTGACGGCGGCAAGCTGCACATGCAGTCGCTCGGCGCCCTCGCCCACTTCGACTACAACCAGCCCGGCGCCTACTCGTACGAACAGGCGCTGCTGGCGATCCGCCAACTCGATCTGCCGATGGCCGCACGCGAAGAACAATTCCGCCGCATGCTGTTCAACATCGTCGCCCGCAACCAGGACGACCACGTCAAGAACATCGCGTTCCTGATGGACCGTGAAGGGCGATGGAGCCTGGCACCGGCGTTCGACATCACCTATAGCTACAACCCGTCAGGCAACTGGACGGCGACGCACCAGATGACCGTGAATGGCAAGCGTGATGGTTTCGTGATGGCCGATGTGAGGGCCGTCGAGAAGGCCGCCGGCCTGAAGCGCGGCCGCGCCGAGGCGATCCATGAGGAGGTCCGCAGCGCGGTCGTGCGGTGGCGGGATTTTGCCGCCAAGGCCAAGGTGAAGGGCGAGGTCGCCACGAAGATCTCGCGAGCGCATCGCCTCGAACTCCGGTAG
- a CDS encoding M20/M25/M40 family metallo-hydrolase — MTSHLRGSLVIALLVLAGAGPSRLAAQSGAGHLDAIASWVAVDTATGYEGRTSPALAAALGWSTDQWGNVVMTVGSGSPHHVVACALDRPSYAVTQIRDDGYLRLHRIGRGSRHPLWDQQFEAQQVRVLTAAGPVAGVIARSNGHFAQQHRLETAVVTADDLWLDVGAESKAEVEALGIALLDPVGRHLPPWPMAGGVAGPDAGRRTGCAAVATLAAVARGRTGPGRTTFVLSAQEATGWVGLSSLVARADRVDQITILAPGEEARAESARTSDSLSNFGGVLQAAGLKTVKWLAPAVGQAGSHMEVVRETEARWLLATAAAEAGVVVSADTAWVAAPAAAPLRTSHADPALAEAATALTVLVERYGVSGHEWPVRRAVLEALPAWARERAVVDDIGDITVEAGPPGPATVFMAHLDEVGYVIEAIAADGTVSLTAQGGAVASAWEGQTALVHFDPPGAPSTMTGSGNDLDPRWKAQSLTAAAPPPLRGVFRIREKADRKDPGPLQAWFGLDAAALAASGVKVGMQVTNYKEGARMGRTRYVARALDDRAGTTALVRAVNRIDPTQLKSRVIFAWSVHEEGGLRGANAMARRFGKTTARIYSLDTFVSSDTPLESPHFAHAPLGRGPVLRAIENSSVSPESERARVVRAAQSAGIPLQLGLTQGGTDGSAFTYWGAPNQGLSWPGRYSHSPGEVLDLRDLDNLVRLVVAVASSGDR; from the coding sequence ATGACCAGCCACCTCCGCGGATCCCTCGTCATTGCCCTGCTCGTGCTTGCCGGCGCCGGGCCGTCGCGGCTCGCCGCGCAGTCGGGGGCGGGCCATCTCGACGCCATCGCGTCGTGGGTCGCCGTGGACACCGCGACCGGCTACGAGGGACGCACTTCTCCAGCGCTGGCCGCGGCGCTCGGCTGGAGCACCGACCAGTGGGGCAATGTGGTCATGACCGTGGGATCGGGCTCGCCGCATCACGTGGTGGCCTGCGCCCTCGACCGCCCGAGCTACGCCGTCACCCAGATTCGAGACGACGGCTACCTGCGGCTGCACCGCATTGGGCGCGGCTCGCGGCATCCGCTGTGGGACCAGCAGTTCGAAGCGCAGCAGGTTCGCGTGCTGACCGCCGCCGGCCCCGTCGCCGGCGTCATCGCCCGCTCGAACGGCCACTTTGCTCAGCAGCATCGGCTGGAGACGGCGGTGGTGACCGCCGACGACCTGTGGCTCGACGTGGGCGCCGAGTCGAAAGCGGAGGTCGAGGCCCTGGGCATTGCCCTGCTCGATCCGGTTGGCCGACATCTGCCGCCGTGGCCCATGGCTGGTGGCGTGGCGGGACCTGACGCGGGGCGCCGCACCGGTTGCGCCGCCGTGGCGACATTGGCTGCAGTGGCACGCGGCCGCACGGGTCCAGGCCGCACAACCTTCGTGCTAAGCGCGCAGGAGGCCACCGGATGGGTTGGTCTCTCGTCGCTTGTCGCGAGGGCCGACCGCGTGGACCAGATCACCATTCTGGCGCCGGGCGAAGAGGCGCGCGCCGAAAGCGCGCGGACTTCGGATTCGCTGTCGAACTTCGGTGGCGTCCTCCAGGCGGCAGGCCTCAAGACCGTGAAGTGGCTGGCGCCGGCGGTTGGCCAGGCGGGTTCGCACATGGAAGTGGTGCGCGAAACTGAGGCGCGGTGGCTGCTGGCGACCGCAGCAGCTGAGGCCGGCGTGGTCGTGTCAGCCGACACGGCCTGGGTCGCAGCCCCGGCCGCTGCGCCGCTAAGAACGAGCCATGCCGATCCCGCACTAGCCGAAGCCGCGACCGCCCTCACCGTCCTCGTTGAACGTTACGGCGTGTCCGGACACGAATGGCCGGTGCGCCGGGCCGTGCTCGAGGCCCTTCCGGCGTGGGCGCGCGAACGCGCGGTCGTTGACGACATTGGCGACATCACGGTCGAGGCCGGCCCGCCGGGCCCAGCCACGGTCTTCATGGCACACCTGGACGAAGTGGGCTACGTGATCGAGGCAATCGCCGCCGACGGCACGGTGTCGTTGACCGCGCAGGGCGGCGCGGTGGCATCCGCGTGGGAAGGGCAGACGGCGCTCGTGCACTTCGATCCACCGGGCGCGCCGAGCACCATGACTGGCAGCGGCAACGACCTCGATCCGCGGTGGAAGGCGCAGTCACTCACCGCGGCAGCGCCGCCGCCGCTGCGCGGCGTGTTTCGCATCCGCGAGAAGGCCGACCGCAAGGACCCAGGCCCGTTGCAGGCGTGGTTCGGCCTGGATGCAGCCGCCCTGGCCGCGAGTGGCGTGAAGGTTGGGATGCAGGTGACCAACTACAAAGAGGGCGCGCGGATGGGGCGCACGCGCTACGTGGCCCGTGCGCTCGATGATCGCGCCGGCACGACGGCGCTCGTTCGCGCCGTCAACCGGATCGATCCCACCCAGCTCAAGAGCCGCGTGATCTTTGCGTGGTCGGTGCACGAAGAAGGGGGATTGCGTGGCGCCAACGCCATGGCGCGCCGTTTCGGCAAGACGACCGCGCGCATCTATTCGCTCGATACGTTTGTCTCGTCCGATACGCCGCTGGAGTCGCCGCACTTTGCCCATGCCCCTCTTGGTAGGGGGCCGGTGCTTCGGGCGATAGAGAACTCCAGCGTGTCGCCGGAAAGCGAACGGGCGCGCGTCGTTCGCGCGGCCCAGTCCGCAGGCATCCCGCTGCAACTTGGCCTGACGCAGGGCGGCACCGACGGATCAGCCTTTACCTATTGGGGGGCGCCAAACCAAGGACTGTCGTGGCCAGGCCGCTACAGCCATTCGCCCGGCGAAGTGCTGGACTTGCGCGACCTCGACAACCTGGTTCGCCTGGTCGTCGCGGTCGCGTCCAGTGGTGATCGCTAG
- a CDS encoding helix-turn-helix transcriptional regulator, translated as MKISSVLSDEAVLRELGTRLAALRLAHNLTQATLAQEAGVSKRTIERLESGEVATRLSALVRVCRVLGLVDRLDALVPVATPGPVEQLKRAGRERRRASKPRLPAAAKTRKWTWGDEA; from the coding sequence ATGAAGATATCTAGTGTCCTCTCAGACGAGGCCGTCCTTCGTGAGCTTGGCACCCGACTGGCCGCTCTCCGCCTCGCCCATAACCTGACCCAGGCCACGCTGGCGCAAGAGGCGGGCGTCTCCAAGCGCACGATTGAACGGCTGGAATCGGGCGAGGTGGCCACACGGCTATCGGCCCTGGTCCGCGTCTGCCGGGTGCTGGGCTTGGTCGACCGGCTCGATGCCCTGGTGCCGGTGGCCACGCCCGGGCCGGTGGAACAGTTGAAGCGGGCTGGCCGCGAACGCCGGCGCGCGTCGAAGCCGCGTCTGCCGGCCGCTGCCAAGACGCGCAAGTGGACCTGGGGAGATGAGGCGTGA
- a CDS encoding TIGR03000 domain-containing protein codes for MTVPLVLLLLVATPSNIAGAFPTPDSRFPTPGADAGAGPLAQAPPAAATTAVLTITPPTYDTQIELDGTLVAGTGATRILETPPLAAGRTYQYRLVARWDPNTYTKMTRTKIVTLRGGDRLSIDLTVDDPADRVSVIYVPTPDFVVAEMVRLAGITANDVTYEPGVGDARITIAAVRAGARRAVGIDLDPERVAESRENVKAAGLTDKIDIRLGDALEQPDLGQMTVVLLYMGDHFNMLIRPYLWKQLPVGARVVSHRFLMGDDWPPDRTVSVPDEYGLSYDVHLWTITAAHKR; via the coding sequence ATGACCGTCCCGCTCGTCCTACTTCTCCTCGTCGCCACACCGTCCAACATCGCTGGGGCATTTCCGACTCCCGACTCCCGGTTCCCGACTCCCGGCGCCGACGCCGGCGCCGGGCCGCTTGCGCAGGCGCCGCCGGCCGCAGCCACCACCGCGGTGCTGACGATCACGCCGCCGACCTACGACACCCAGATCGAACTCGACGGCACACTGGTCGCCGGCACGGGCGCCACCCGGATCCTGGAGACGCCACCGCTGGCGGCTGGCCGCACCTATCAGTATCGGCTCGTTGCGAGGTGGGACCCGAATACCTACACCAAGATGACACGCACGAAGATCGTGACCCTCCGGGGCGGCGATCGCCTGAGCATCGATCTCACGGTTGACGATCCGGCCGATCGCGTGTCCGTGATCTATGTGCCGACGCCGGATTTCGTGGTGGCGGAAATGGTGAGGCTCGCCGGCATCACCGCCAACGATGTGACCTACGAGCCGGGGGTCGGCGATGCGCGCATTACCATTGCCGCCGTGAGGGCAGGCGCCCGCCGAGCGGTGGGCATCGATCTGGATCCCGAGCGCGTGGCCGAGTCACGTGAGAACGTCAAAGCCGCCGGCCTGACCGACAAGATCGACATTCGCCTCGGCGATGCCCTCGAGCAGCCGGACCTCGGACAGATGACGGTGGTGCTGCTGTACATGGGCGATCACTTCAACATGCTGATCCGTCCGTATCTCTGGAAGCAGCTACCCGTCGGCGCGCGCGTCGTCTCGCACCGGTTCCTGATGGGCGACGACTGGCCGCCGGACCGCACCGTGAGCGTGCCGGACGAGTACGGCCTGAGCTACGACGTGCACCTGTGGACGATCACCGCAGCGCATAAGCGGTAA